In Streptomyces sp. NBC_00878, a single window of DNA contains:
- a CDS encoding molybdopterin oxidoreductase family protein, with amino-acid sequence MSTTADSRTALRICPLCEATCGLTLTIEGTRVTSARGDRDDVFSHGFICPKGASFGAADGDPDRLRTPLVRKDGELREATWEEAFDAVAAGLRPVVERYGPHAVGVVLGNPNVHTMAGGLYPSVLLAGLGTHSVFTASTLDQMPKHVSSGLLYGDANAIPVPDLDRTDHLLLIGANPLESNGSLCTAPDFPGKLKALKARGGTLTVIDPRRTRTAKLADRHVAVRPGTDALLLAAMAYVLFEEELTDLGELAELVQGIDELREAVSDFTPEAAAEACDVDADTIRALARELAAAPTAAVYGRIGSCTVPHGTLASWLVDILNILTGNLDRTGGALFPQAATDRTPRPAGPGRGFALGRWHSRVSHHPEAKGELPTAALAEEIDTATAEGEPIRALVVIAANPVLSAPDGDRLDKALGSLDFMVSVDPYLNETARYAHVVLPPPPPSQSPHHDFAFNTLAVRNQVRYTRAAVPLEPGRMAETEIHARLVLAATGMHGADPSAVDDLVIGQTLGKAVKEAHSPAYGRDPRELAARLTGETGPERRLDMMLRLGPYGDGFGVRPEGLTLEKLLDQPHGIDLGPLQPRLPQPLKTRSGLVELLPQPLADDLPRLRDALRRRPEGLVLVGRRHLRSNNSWMHNIPALTGGTNRCTLHIHPDDAERLGVTDGAPVRVKGAGGEVVAPAEITDSVRRGVVSLPHGWGHDRPGTRTTHASGDPGVNVNQLLDGSLLDPLSGTAVLNGVPIDIAPTGITL; translated from the coding sequence GTGTCCACCACCGCCGACTCCCGTACAGCCCTCCGCATCTGTCCCCTCTGCGAGGCGACCTGCGGGCTGACGCTCACCATCGAAGGGACCCGGGTGACGAGCGCGCGCGGGGACCGCGACGACGTGTTCAGCCACGGGTTCATCTGCCCGAAGGGCGCCTCGTTCGGGGCGGCCGACGGCGACCCCGACCGGCTGCGGACACCGCTGGTACGCAAGGACGGCGAGCTGCGCGAGGCCACCTGGGAGGAGGCCTTCGACGCCGTCGCCGCCGGGCTGCGACCGGTCGTCGAGCGGTACGGGCCGCATGCCGTCGGAGTCGTCCTCGGCAACCCGAACGTGCACACCATGGCCGGTGGCCTCTACCCGTCCGTGCTGCTCGCCGGACTCGGCACCCACAGCGTCTTCACCGCGTCCACGCTCGACCAGATGCCCAAGCACGTCTCCAGCGGCCTCCTCTACGGCGACGCGAACGCGATCCCCGTGCCCGACCTCGACCGCACGGACCACCTGCTGCTGATCGGCGCCAACCCCCTGGAGTCCAACGGCAGTCTGTGCACCGCCCCCGACTTCCCCGGCAAGCTCAAGGCCCTCAAGGCGCGCGGCGGCACCCTCACCGTCATCGACCCGCGCCGCACCCGCACCGCCAAGCTCGCCGACCGGCACGTGGCCGTCCGCCCCGGGACCGACGCGCTGCTGCTCGCGGCCATGGCGTACGTCCTCTTCGAGGAGGAGCTCACCGATCTCGGCGAGCTGGCCGAGCTGGTGCAGGGGATCGACGAACTCCGCGAGGCGGTAAGCGACTTCACCCCGGAAGCCGCCGCCGAGGCGTGCGACGTCGACGCCGACACCATCCGCGCGCTGGCCCGAGAACTGGCCGCCGCGCCCACCGCCGCCGTGTACGGCCGCATCGGCAGCTGCACCGTCCCGCACGGCACCCTGGCCAGCTGGCTGGTCGACATCCTGAACATCCTCACCGGCAACCTCGACCGGACCGGCGGCGCCCTCTTCCCGCAGGCCGCCACCGACCGGACACCCCGCCCCGCCGGACCTGGCCGCGGCTTCGCGCTCGGCCGCTGGCACAGCCGCGTCAGCCACCACCCGGAGGCCAAGGGCGAACTGCCGACCGCCGCGCTCGCCGAGGAGATCGACACCGCGACCGCCGAGGGTGAGCCGATCCGCGCCCTCGTCGTCATCGCCGCCAACCCCGTCCTGTCCGCGCCCGACGGCGACCGCCTCGACAAGGCCCTCGGCTCGCTCGACTTCATGGTCAGCGTCGACCCGTACCTGAACGAGACCGCACGGTACGCCCACGTCGTGCTGCCGCCGCCCCCGCCCTCGCAGAGCCCGCACCACGACTTCGCCTTCAACACCCTCGCCGTACGCAACCAGGTCCGCTACACCCGCGCCGCCGTCCCCCTGGAACCGGGCCGGATGGCCGAGACCGAGATCCACGCCCGGCTCGTCCTCGCCGCGACCGGCATGCACGGCGCCGACCCCTCCGCCGTCGACGACCTGGTCATCGGCCAGACCCTCGGCAAGGCCGTCAAGGAGGCCCACTCCCCGGCGTACGGCCGCGACCCGCGCGAGCTCGCCGCACGGCTCACCGGCGAGACCGGCCCGGAACGGCGCCTCGACATGATGCTGCGCCTGGGCCCGTACGGCGACGGATTCGGCGTACGGCCCGAAGGGCTGACCCTGGAGAAGCTCCTCGACCAGCCCCACGGCATCGACCTCGGACCGCTCCAGCCGCGCCTGCCGCAGCCCCTCAAGACCCGCAGCGGACTTGTGGAGCTCCTCCCGCAGCCGCTCGCCGACGATCTCCCGCGGCTCAGGGACGCACTGCGCAGGCGCCCCGAGGGGCTCGTCCTCGTCGGCCGCCGGCACCTCCGCTCCAACAACAGCTGGATGCACAACATCCCCGCCCTCACCGGCGGCACCAACCGCTGCACCCTGCACATCCACCCCGACGACGCCGAACGCCTCGGCGTCACCGACGGCGCGCCCGTGCGGGTGAAGGGCGCCGGGGGAGAGGTCGTCGCGCCCGCCGAGATCACCGATTCCGTACGACGCGGAGTCGTGAGCCTGCCGCACGGCTGGGGACACGACCGTCCCGGCACCCGGACGACCCACGCCAGTGGGGACCCCGGCGTCAACGTCAACCAGCTCCTCGACGGCAGCCTGCTCGACCCGCTGTCCGGCACGGCGGTACTCAATGGCGTACCCATCGATATCGCGCCAACAGGCATAACGCTGTGA
- a CDS encoding CitMHS family transporter, with translation MLTILGFTMIATFLVLIMMKKMSPIAALVLIPALFCVFVGKGAHLGDYVIEGVGNLAPTAAMLMFAIVYFGVMIDVGLFDPIVRGILKFCKADPLRIVVGTALLAAIVSLDGDGSTTFMITVSAMYPLYKRLKMSLVVMTGVAATANGVMNTLPWGGPTARAATALKLDAGDIFVPMIPALAVGLVAVIALSYVLGLRERKRLGVLDLDDVLVEEEKKQLVGEPETESETVLVGAGAGAGAVGGPGDGKVRITKATGGAGSGTDASDDDGDDEEDDVRLQGLDPNRPTLRPKLYWFNALLTATLLTAMIMELLPIPVLFLLGAALALTVNFPHIPDQKARLAAHADNVLNVSGMVFAAAVFTGVLQGTGMVDSMAKWLVDGIPDGMGPHMAIVTGVLSLPLTYFMSNDGFYFGVLPVLAEAGAAHGVSPLEIARASLVGQPLHMSSPLVPAVYVLVGMAKVEFGDHTKFVVKWAALTSLVVLGAGILFGII, from the coding sequence ATGCTGACCATCCTCGGCTTCACCATGATCGCGACCTTCCTGGTCCTGATCATGATGAAGAAGATGTCGCCGATCGCGGCGCTCGTACTGATCCCGGCACTCTTCTGTGTGTTCGTCGGAAAGGGTGCCCATCTCGGCGACTACGTCATCGAAGGGGTGGGCAACCTCGCGCCCACCGCCGCGATGCTGATGTTCGCCATCGTGTACTTCGGCGTCATGATCGACGTCGGCCTCTTCGACCCGATCGTCCGAGGCATCCTCAAGTTCTGCAAGGCCGACCCGCTGCGCATCGTCGTCGGCACGGCCCTGCTCGCCGCGATCGTCTCGCTCGACGGCGACGGCTCGACGACCTTCATGATCACGGTCTCGGCGATGTACCCGCTGTACAAGCGCCTCAAGATGAGCCTCGTCGTGATGACCGGCGTCGCCGCCACCGCCAACGGCGTCATGAACACGCTGCCCTGGGGCGGCCCGACCGCCCGCGCCGCCACCGCGCTCAAGCTCGACGCCGGTGACATCTTCGTCCCGATGATCCCGGCGCTCGCCGTCGGCCTGGTCGCCGTGATCGCCCTCTCGTACGTCCTCGGCCTCCGCGAGCGCAAGCGGCTCGGCGTGCTGGACCTGGACGACGTGCTGGTCGAGGAGGAGAAGAAGCAGCTGGTCGGGGAGCCCGAGACCGAGTCCGAGACGGTGCTGGTCGGCGCCGGCGCCGGCGCGGGTGCGGTCGGCGGCCCGGGCGACGGCAAGGTGCGGATCACCAAGGCCACGGGCGGCGCGGGCTCCGGCACCGACGCCTCCGACGACGACGGCGACGACGAGGAAGACGACGTACGCCTCCAGGGCCTGGACCCGAACCGTCCGACACTGCGTCCCAAGCTGTACTGGTTCAACGCGCTGCTCACGGCGACGCTCCTCACCGCCATGATCATGGAACTGCTGCCGATCCCGGTCCTGTTCCTGCTCGGCGCCGCGCTCGCCCTCACGGTCAACTTCCCGCACATCCCCGACCAGAAGGCGCGCCTCGCCGCCCACGCCGACAACGTCCTCAACGTCTCCGGCATGGTCTTCGCCGCCGCCGTCTTCACCGGCGTCCTCCAGGGCACCGGCATGGTCGACTCCATGGCCAAGTGGCTCGTCGACGGCATCCCCGACGGCATGGGCCCGCACATGGCCATCGTCACCGGCGTCCTGAGCCTCCCGCTCACCTACTTCATGTCGAACGACGGCTTCTACTTCGGTGTCCTGCCGGTCCTCGCCGAGGCGGGCGCCGCCCACGGGGTCTCGCCGCTGGAGATCGCCCGCGCCTCGCTCGTCGGCCAGCCGCTGCACATGTCGAGCCCGCTGGTCCCGGCCGTATACGTTCTGGTCGGCATGGCCAAGGTCGAGTTCGGCGACCACACCAAGTTCGTGGTCAAGTGGGCCGCCCTCACCTCCCTCGTGGTCCTCGGGGCGGGGATCCTGTTCGGCATCATCTGA
- a CDS encoding MFS transporter — protein MRPGGNRGWLLRLVIAFSFAQGAVSMARPAVSYRALALGADERAIGVIAGVYALLPLFAAVPLGRRTDHGRCAPLLPVGVVLIAGGCALSGTANSLAAMAAWSGVMGLGHLSFVIGSQSIVARQSAPQDQDRNFGHFTIGASLGQLVGPIAAGALIGGPDMAGTSALALLVAGAVAAVSFVSLWRIEHRAQPKSRTGRGDRVPVHRILRTRGVPAGIFISLAVLSATDILTAYLPVVGEHRGIAPSVIGLLLSLRAAATIACRLVMTPMLRLLGRAALLTTTCLLGALLCAGIALPVPVWGLAVMLALLGFCLGVGQPLSMTTVVQAAPDDARSTALALRLTGNRLGQVAAPATAGLVAGVAGVAAPFVMLGALLLIASGLGLRQGRTGAAGSEPDPDQEPDPEREPESERERTLTERRGRTPSAPERERH, from the coding sequence GTGAGGCCCGGTGGGAACCGAGGCTGGCTGCTCCGCCTGGTCATCGCCTTCAGCTTCGCGCAGGGGGCGGTGTCGATGGCACGGCCCGCCGTCTCCTACCGGGCCCTCGCGCTGGGCGCGGACGAGCGCGCGATCGGTGTCATCGCGGGCGTCTACGCGCTCCTGCCCCTGTTCGCCGCCGTACCGCTCGGACGCAGGACCGACCACGGCCGGTGCGCCCCGCTGCTCCCGGTCGGCGTCGTCCTGATAGCAGGGGGCTGCGCCCTCAGCGGTACGGCGAACTCCCTCGCCGCGATGGCGGCGTGGAGCGGGGTGATGGGCCTCGGCCACCTCTCCTTCGTGATCGGCTCCCAGTCGATCGTGGCCCGCCAGTCCGCACCGCAGGACCAGGACCGCAACTTCGGCCACTTCACCATCGGCGCCTCACTCGGCCAGCTGGTCGGACCGATCGCCGCGGGCGCCCTGATCGGCGGCCCCGACATGGCGGGCACCAGCGCCCTCGCCCTGCTGGTCGCGGGCGCCGTCGCCGCGGTCTCGTTCGTCTCGCTGTGGCGCATAGAGCACCGTGCGCAGCCCAAGTCCCGTACCGGGCGCGGCGATCGCGTCCCCGTGCACCGCATACTGCGCACCCGGGGCGTGCCCGCGGGCATCTTCATCAGCCTCGCCGTGCTGTCCGCGACGGACATCCTCACCGCGTATCTGCCGGTGGTCGGCGAGCACCGGGGCATCGCGCCGTCCGTGATCGGCCTGCTGCTCAGCCTGCGCGCGGCGGCGACCATAGCGTGCCGCCTGGTGATGACCCCCATGCTGCGACTGCTCGGCCGGGCCGCGCTGCTCACCACGACCTGTCTACTGGGCGCACTGCTGTGCGCCGGGATCGCGCTGCCCGTGCCGGTCTGGGGCCTCGCCGTGATGCTCGCCCTGCTCGGCTTCTGCCTGGGCGTCGGCCAGCCCCTGTCCATGACCACGGTCGTCCAGGCGGCCCCGGACGACGCCCGCTCCACCGCCCTCGCCCTGCGCCTGACCGGCAACCGGCTCGGCCAGGTCGCCGCGCCCGCCACCGCGGGCCTGGTCGCCGGAGTCGCGGGCGTCGCCGCGCCGTTCGTGATGCTCGGGGCGCTGCTGCTGATCGCCTCGGGGCTGGGACTGCGACAGGGGCGTACGGGAGCCGCCGGGTCGGAGCCGGACCCGGACCAGGAGCCAGACCCGGAGCGGGAGCCGGAGTCGGAGAGGGAGCGAACGCTGACGGAGCGTAGGGGACGTACGCCATCTGCACCAGAGCGCGAGAGACACTGA
- a CDS encoding ABC transporter ATP-binding protein, producing the protein MSRAISLHQVSKSYTRGVPVVERLSLDIAPGEFLVLLGPSGCGKSTVLRMIAGLTDPDEGQVRLDGAYANHLDPADRNMAMIFQNFALYPGMSSRENIGFPLRIETPGADPSPRVDATARMLGIEDLLDRFPHQLSGGERQRVAMGRAIARHPSAFLMDEPLANLDAKLRNRLRSEIARLARELDVTTVYVTHDQAEAMSLGDRVAVLRGGTLQQLGTPRTVYALPENVFVAAFIGTPRINLLRGVVLAPLDGAMSISLGKQALVLPEPLCLDHRLLRVHQGREVIVGLRSEAVRIAKRAEARPGEVAISGLVEHVEFQGHEVFVHFNTGSRPAVVPDLEAPRPTARPRRRRREGGVLDRLRYRAGALRAGPVVVMEHPGDADPDPVEPPPPGGRLPGDLIVRTTPDHELRYGMQIPLLVDLAHLFVFDHQGVRISPAPARLPDLDD; encoded by the coding sequence ATGTCACGCGCCATCTCCCTGCACCAAGTCAGCAAGTCGTACACGCGCGGGGTCCCCGTGGTGGAGCGGCTGTCGCTCGACATCGCGCCCGGCGAATTCCTGGTACTGCTCGGGCCGTCCGGCTGCGGAAAGTCGACCGTGCTGAGGATGATCGCCGGTCTCACGGATCCGGACGAGGGCCAGGTGCGGCTCGACGGCGCGTACGCCAACCACCTGGATCCCGCGGACCGGAACATGGCGATGATCTTCCAGAACTTCGCGCTCTACCCGGGCATGAGCAGCCGCGAGAACATCGGTTTCCCCTTAAGAATCGAGACCCCCGGAGCGGACCCGAGCCCGCGCGTCGACGCCACGGCCCGCATGCTCGGCATCGAGGACCTCCTCGACCGCTTCCCCCACCAGCTCTCCGGCGGCGAACGCCAGCGCGTCGCGATGGGCCGGGCGATCGCACGGCACCCCTCCGCCTTCCTGATGGACGAGCCGCTGGCCAACCTCGACGCCAAACTCCGCAACCGCCTGCGCTCCGAAATCGCCCGCCTGGCAAGGGAGTTGGACGTCACCACGGTGTACGTCACCCACGACCAGGCGGAGGCGATGTCCCTCGGTGACCGGGTCGCCGTCCTGCGCGGTGGCACCCTCCAGCAACTCGGCACCCCGCGTACGGTCTACGCGCTGCCCGAGAACGTCTTCGTCGCCGCCTTCATCGGCACCCCGCGCATCAACCTCCTCCGCGGTGTCGTCCTCGCCCCGCTCGACGGCGCCATGTCGATCAGCCTCGGCAAGCAGGCCCTCGTCCTGCCCGAACCCCTGTGCCTGGACCACCGGTTGCTCCGCGTGCACCAGGGCCGCGAGGTCATCGTGGGCCTCCGCTCCGAAGCCGTACGTATCGCCAAGCGGGCCGAGGCCCGGCCCGGCGAGGTGGCGATCAGCGGGCTCGTCGAGCACGTGGAGTTCCAGGGGCACGAGGTCTTCGTCCACTTCAACACCGGCTCGCGGCCGGCCGTCGTACCCGACCTGGAGGCGCCGCGCCCCACGGCCAGGCCGCGTCGCCGTCGTCGCGAGGGCGGTGTCCTGGACCGCCTGCGGTATCGCGCGGGCGCGTTGCGGGCCGGGCCCGTCGTGGTGATGGAACACCCCGGCGACGCCGATCCGGACCCGGTCGAACCGCCGCCTCCCGGGGGCCGGTTGCCGGGCGACCTCATCGTCCGTACGACACCCGACCACGAACTCCGGTACGGCATGCAGATCCCCCTCCTCGTGGACCTCGCCCATCTGTTCGTCTTCGACCACCAAGGCGTACGGATCAGCCCGGCCCCGGCGCGCCTGCCCGACCTGGACGACTGA
- a CDS encoding DUF3574 domain-containing protein, translated as MIRNTTRTRLAVATASALLFAGAPAAYAALADAEPRQTTPTVPTATVASTATGAAYVETRLFFGTERPDGGSAVTDRQFMDFVDRKITPAFPDGLTVQDGRGQWRDENGVIERERSYELILLYPVGRAKAADPGIERIRDAYEKEFGQEAVARLDEPTRADF; from the coding sequence ATGATCAGGAACACCACGCGCACCCGCCTCGCCGTCGCGACGGCCTCCGCCCTCCTCTTCGCGGGCGCCCCGGCCGCGTACGCCGCCCTCGCCGACGCCGAGCCCCGGCAGACGACTCCGACGGTCCCGACGGCCACGGTGGCCTCGACGGCCACGGGAGCGGCGTACGTCGAGACCCGCCTCTTCTTCGGTACCGAGCGCCCCGACGGGGGTTCGGCCGTCACCGACCGCCAGTTCATGGACTTCGTCGACCGGAAGATCACCCCCGCCTTCCCGGACGGACTCACCGTGCAGGACGGGCGCGGGCAGTGGCGGGACGAGAACGGCGTCATCGAGCGCGAGCGGTCGTACGAGCTGATCCTGCTGTATCCCGTGGGGCGGGCGAAGGCGGCCGACCCCGGCATCGAGCGGATCCGGGACGCGTACGAGAAGGAGTTCGGCCAGGAGGCGGTGGCCAGGCTGGACGAACCGACGCGGGCGGACTTCTGA
- a CDS encoding aldehyde dehydrogenase family protein translates to MKAHDGMYIDGAWRPAAGTDTIAVVNPADEQVIAHVPAGTADDVDAAVRAARRALPAWAATPPAERAARIAAIRDALVARKDEIAGTVTAELGSPLKLSQAVHVGLPIAVAGSYAELAASYAFEEKAGNSTVHLEPVGVVGAITPWNYPLHQIVAKVAPALAAGCTIVLKPAEDTPLTAQLFAEAVHEAGLPAGVFNLVTGLGPVAGQALAEHEGVDLVSFTGSTAVGRQIGATAGAAVKRVALELGGKSANVILPSADLAKAVNVGVANVMSNSGQTCSAWTRMLVHDSQYEEAVALAVEAAAKYGERIGPVVNAKQQRRVRGYIEKGVAEGARLVAGGPEAPRDQGYFVSPTVFADVTPEMTIAQEEIFGPVLSILRYEDEADALRIANGTVYGLAGAVWAGEETEAVAFARQLDTGQVDINGGRFNPLAPFGGYKQSGVGRELGSHGLSEYLQTKSLQF, encoded by the coding sequence ATGAAGGCACACGACGGCATGTACATCGACGGCGCGTGGCGACCGGCCGCCGGGACGGACACGATCGCCGTCGTGAACCCGGCCGACGAGCAGGTCATCGCCCATGTCCCGGCGGGCACCGCCGACGACGTGGACGCCGCCGTACGAGCCGCGCGCCGGGCCCTCCCGGCCTGGGCCGCCACACCGCCCGCCGAGCGCGCCGCGCGGATCGCCGCGATCAGGGACGCCCTCGTCGCCCGCAAGGACGAGATCGCCGGGACGGTCACCGCCGAACTCGGCTCGCCCCTGAAGCTCTCGCAGGCCGTGCATGTCGGACTGCCCATCGCGGTCGCCGGTTCGTACGCGGAACTGGCCGCCTCGTACGCCTTCGAGGAGAAGGCCGGCAACTCGACCGTCCACCTGGAACCGGTCGGCGTGGTCGGCGCGATCACGCCCTGGAACTACCCTCTCCACCAGATCGTCGCCAAGGTCGCCCCGGCCCTCGCGGCGGGCTGCACGATCGTGCTGAAGCCCGCCGAGGACACCCCGCTGACCGCGCAGCTCTTCGCGGAGGCGGTCCACGAAGCGGGCCTTCCGGCCGGGGTCTTCAACCTCGTCACAGGGCTCGGCCCGGTCGCGGGCCAGGCACTCGCCGAGCACGAGGGCGTGGACCTGGTCTCCTTCACCGGCTCGACGGCCGTCGGCAGGCAGATCGGTGCGACCGCGGGCGCCGCCGTCAAGCGGGTCGCCCTGGAACTCGGCGGCAAGTCCGCCAACGTCATCCTGCCGAGCGCCGACCTCGCCAAGGCGGTCAACGTCGGCGTGGCCAACGTGATGTCCAACTCCGGCCAGACATGCAGCGCCTGGACCCGCATGCTGGTCCACGACTCCCAGTACGAGGAGGCGGTCGCGCTGGCAGTGGAGGCGGCCGCGAAGTACGGCGAACGCATAGGCCCCGTCGTCAACGCCAAGCAACAGCGGCGCGTACGGGGTTACATAGAGAAGGGCGTCGCGGAGGGCGCGCGACTGGTGGCCGGAGGACCCGAAGCCCCGCGCGACCAGGGCTACTTCGTCAGTCCGACCGTCTTCGCGGATGTGACCCCCGAGATGACGATCGCGCAGGAGGAGATCTTCGGCCCGGTCCTCTCGATCCTCCGGTACGAGGACGAGGCCGACGCGCTGCGGATCGCGAACGGCACGGTGTACGGGCTGGCGGGCGCCGTGTGGGCCGGCGAGGAGACGGAGGCCGTGGCCTTCGCGCGGCAACTCGACACCGGACAGGTGGACATCAACGGCGGACGCTTCAACCCCCTTGCGCCGTTCGGCGGTTACAAGCAGTCGGGGGTCGGCAGGGAGCTGGGCTCGCACGGCCTGTCCGAGTACCTCCAGACCAAGTCCCTGCAGTTCTAG
- a CDS encoding Zn-dependent alcohol dehydrogenase has protein sequence MTRVTRTVRAAVLPAVGSPLEITEIELPEGPGPGQVRVRLAAAGVCHSDLSLSNGTMRVPVPAVLGHEGAGTVVSVGPGVTHVAPGDGVVLNWAPSCGSCHACSLGEVWLCANALVGAGEVYARRSSDGTELYPGLNVAAFAEETVVAGACVLPAPAGIPLTDAALLGCAVLTGYGAVHYSAQVRPGETVAVFGVGGVGLAAVQAARIAGASTIVAVDVSPEKEALARAAGATEYVVASDTTAREIRGLTGKQGVDVAVECVGRAVTIRTAWESTRRGGRTTVVGIGGKDQQVSFNALELFHWGRTLSGCVYGNSDPSRDLPLLADHVRAGRLNLDSLVTERITLEAIPSAFENMLAGKGGRALVVF, from the coding sequence ATGACGCGTGTGACGCGCACGGTACGCGCCGCTGTCCTGCCCGCGGTCGGTTCTCCCCTGGAGATCACCGAGATCGAGCTGCCGGAGGGGCCGGGCCCCGGGCAGGTGCGGGTGCGGCTCGCCGCCGCCGGGGTATGCCACTCCGACCTCTCCCTGTCCAACGGCACCATGCGGGTGCCGGTGCCCGCGGTGCTCGGCCACGAGGGGGCGGGGACCGTCGTCTCCGTCGGGCCCGGGGTCACGCACGTCGCGCCCGGCGACGGAGTGGTCCTCAACTGGGCGCCGTCCTGCGGCAGTTGCCACGCCTGCTCGCTGGGCGAGGTATGGCTGTGCGCCAACGCGCTGGTGGGGGCGGGGGAGGTGTACGCGCGGCGCTCCTCCGACGGGACCGAGCTGTATCCCGGACTGAACGTCGCCGCGTTCGCCGAGGAGACGGTGGTGGCGGGCGCATGCGTGCTGCCGGCGCCGGCCGGGATCCCGCTGACGGACGCGGCCCTGCTCGGCTGCGCCGTGCTCACCGGGTACGGGGCCGTCCACTACTCGGCGCAGGTTCGGCCCGGTGAGACGGTGGCGGTCTTCGGGGTGGGCGGGGTCGGTCTCGCGGCGGTCCAGGCCGCGCGGATCGCGGGCGCGTCGACGATCGTGGCGGTGGATGTGTCGCCGGAGAAGGAGGCCCTGGCGCGGGCGGCCGGGGCGACGGAGTACGTCGTCGCCTCCGACACCACGGCCCGTGAGATCCGAGGGCTCACCGGCAAGCAGGGTGTCGATGTGGCGGTGGAGTGCGTGGGCCGGGCGGTCACGATCCGCACGGCCTGGGAATCCACCCGCCGTGGCGGCCGCACGACGGTCGTCGGCATAGGCGGCAAGGACCAGCAGGTGTCCTTCAACGCCCTCGAACTCTTCCACTGGGGCCGCACCCTCTCAGGCTGCGTCTACGGCAACTCCGACCCGTCCCGAGACCTGCCGCTCCTGGCGGACCACGTCCGCGCCGGCCGCCTGAACCTGGACTCCCTGGTGACGGAACGCATCACCTTGGAGGCCATCCCATCGGCTTTCGAGAACATGCTGGCAGGGAAGGGCGGGCGGGCGTTGGTGGTGTTTTAG
- a CDS encoding helix-turn-helix transcriptional regulator has product MVADETRAGFLLALLDGRAWTAGELARHAGVAASTASEHLGKLVAGGLLAEERQGRHRYVRLADARVAHLVEDLTAQVAPTTAVGPRTLRESSAGSAMARGRTCYDHLAGRLGIAVTDALTGLGLLRQDAGFTLTEAGVSWFDDLGVPLVPTGRRPLARACLDWTERRPHLAGIAGAALCRHALDTGWCVRIGSERAVKVTPKGERALSELLGIQSEALR; this is encoded by the coding sequence CTGGTGGCCGACGAGACGCGGGCCGGTTTTCTGCTGGCGCTGCTCGACGGGCGGGCGTGGACCGCCGGGGAGTTGGCCCGGCACGCGGGGGTCGCCGCGTCGACGGCCAGCGAGCATCTGGGCAAGCTCGTCGCGGGCGGGCTGCTCGCCGAGGAACGGCAGGGGCGGCACCGGTACGTACGACTGGCCGACGCCCGGGTCGCCCACCTCGTCGAGGACCTCACGGCCCAGGTCGCGCCGACGACGGCGGTAGGACCGCGCACCCTGCGCGAGTCGAGTGCGGGCAGCGCGATGGCCCGCGGCCGCACCTGCTACGACCATCTCGCCGGCCGGCTCGGCATCGCCGTCACGGACGCGCTGACGGGGCTCGGGCTGCTGCGCCAGGACGCCGGATTCACGCTGACGGAAGCCGGGGTGAGCTGGTTCGACGACCTCGGCGTCCCCCTCGTACCCACCGGGCGCCGCCCCCTCGCCCGGGCCTGCCTGGACTGGACGGAACGGCGCCCCCACCTCGCCGGCATCGCGGGAGCCGCACTGTGCCGACACGCCCTGGACACGGGCTGGTGCGTACGCATCGGCTCGGAGCGAGCCGTAAAGGTCACTCCCAAGGGCGAACGGGCGCTGTCGGAACTACTGGGAATCCAGTCGGAGGCGCTGCGCTGA
- a CDS encoding TetR/AcrR family transcriptional regulator, with protein sequence MARPRKPLLSTDRIVETARTLVDAEGLAAVSTRRLAAELGVSGPSLYNHFRTKDQILEAVADSVSAQVDLSMFEDGRDWRTALHDWAASYRAALRDHPNIVPVLARGPGRRPAGLRLADAVFGAMVEAGWPAAQATSIGALMRYFVMGSALGSFAGGFVDDETAYDPADYPHLGQAHLLADQQEKIDERAFETGLRALLDGLALQYEGQRGE encoded by the coding sequence ATGGCCAGACCGCGCAAGCCCCTCCTCAGCACCGACCGGATCGTCGAGACGGCTCGGACGCTGGTGGACGCCGAGGGCCTGGCCGCGGTCTCGACGCGCCGTCTCGCCGCCGAGCTGGGTGTGAGCGGTCCGTCCCTCTACAACCACTTCCGGACGAAGGACCAGATCCTGGAGGCGGTCGCGGACTCCGTGAGCGCGCAGGTCGACCTGTCGATGTTCGAGGACGGGCGCGACTGGCGCACCGCGCTGCACGACTGGGCCGCCTCCTACCGTGCGGCCCTGCGCGACCACCCGAACATCGTCCCGGTCCTCGCCCGCGGCCCCGGCCGCCGCCCGGCCGGACTGCGGCTCGCCGACGCCGTCTTCGGCGCGATGGTCGAGGCGGGCTGGCCCGCGGCGCAGGCCACGTCCATCGGCGCGCTGATGCGGTACTTCGTGATGGGCTCCGCGCTGGGCTCGTTCGCCGGGGGCTTCGTGGACGACGAGACCGCGTACGATCCCGCCGACTATCCCCACCTCGGGCAGGCCCATCTCCTGGCCGACCAGCAGGAGAAGATCGACGAACGGGCCTTCGAGACGGGGCTCAGGGCTTTGCTGGACGGGTTGGCGCTGCAATATGAGGGGCAGCGCGGGGAGTAG